Proteins from one Niallia circulans genomic window:
- a CDS encoding carbohydrate ABC transporter permease, producing the protein MFTLFVGPVFLAFTIIVLVPFFTGIYYSFTDWNGITGQIKWVGLDNFKYLFTEDKQFQESFLLTTKYTIVAIVLTNLIGFGLALLVTQMLKTRNILRTVFFMPNLLGGLLLGFIWQFIFVRGFASLGELTGIPLFELAWLGDANTAFWGIVIVSVWQGAGYIMIIYIAALQNVPQELIEAAKIDGANKWQILRHITMPLVAPAVTICLFLTTASSFKIFDANLSLTNGGPFKSTEMLALNIYTEAFVNNRYGIGEAKALIFFLVVATISVLQVTLSKKKEVES; encoded by the coding sequence CTGTTCACACTGTTTGTAGGTCCTGTCTTCCTCGCCTTTACTATTATTGTTTTAGTCCCATTCTTTACAGGAATCTATTATTCTTTTACTGATTGGAACGGTATAACAGGACAAATAAAATGGGTTGGACTGGATAACTTCAAATATTTGTTTACAGAGGATAAGCAATTCCAAGAGTCATTTTTACTGACGACGAAGTATACAATTGTCGCCATTGTATTGACGAATCTTATCGGCTTTGGTCTGGCGCTTCTTGTCACTCAAATGCTGAAAACTAGAAATATACTGCGGACTGTCTTCTTTATGCCTAACCTTCTCGGCGGCTTGTTGCTTGGATTCATCTGGCAGTTCATCTTCGTTAGAGGATTTGCTTCCCTTGGAGAATTAACAGGCATTCCACTCTTTGAGTTGGCTTGGCTTGGAGATGCTAATACAGCGTTTTGGGGAATTGTTATTGTCAGCGTCTGGCAAGGTGCCGGTTATATTATGATTATTTATATTGCTGCATTGCAAAATGTACCACAGGAGCTTATTGAAGCAGCTAAAATTGACGGAGCAAACAAATGGCAAATATTACGCCATATAACAATGCCTCTTGTTGCGCCTGCTGTAACAATTTGCTTGTTCTTAACAACAGCATCTTCCTTTAAGATCTTTGATGCTAACCTTTCCCTAACAAACGGTGGACCATTTAAGTCAACTGAAATGTTAGCGCTTAACATTTACACTGAAGCATTTGTCAATAACCGCTATGGTATCGGCGAAGCAAAAGCTTTAATATTCTTCCTTGTTGTGGCAACAATCTCTGTCCTTCAAGTTACACTGTCTAAGAAGAAGGAGGTTGAATCTTAA